In Mytilus edulis chromosome 4, xbMytEdul2.2, whole genome shotgun sequence, the following proteins share a genomic window:
- the LOC139520432 gene encoding sulfotransferase 1B1-like, which produces MYMMAEIEKRIGGPFFPFIEYKSITLPPMPPIVKDVHNFMDSLLNFNSRETDVILCSPMKSGTHWVHEIVSMLLHRTTEYNSHGELNFCNFECQSDWDRLEKMNSPRFFHTHLPMEYLPRKHVENGYKIIYLNRNPKDRAVSQYLFLQGKTGVPPMTWNEFFEKFVVNDNIYGGWFTFTKQFEKAIVEKRGSILPVTFEKLKIATISTLLEMASFLGISVDDSFIKEIADKCAFENLKKNKIDTTVSIHPEGRSTLWRKGIIGDWENWFTVEQNELFEKLYHRAMEGYAVDFIYYSPKH; this is translated from the exons atgtatatgatggCGGAGAttgaaaaaag GATAGGAGGGCCATTTTTTCCATTCATTGAATACAAAAGTATTACACTACCACCTATGCCACCTATAGTAAAGGATGTACATAATTTTATGGACTCACTTTTGAATTTCAATTCACGTGAAACCGATGTTATTCTCTGTTCGCCAATGAAATCAG gTACACATTGGGTACATGAAATAGTGTCCATGCTTTTACATCGGACGACTGAATATAACAGCCATGGTGAACTGAATTTTTGTAACTTTGAATGTCAAAGTGACTGGGACCGACTGGAGAAAATGAACAGTCCAAGATTCTTCCACACACATTTGCCAATGGAGTATCTGCCAAGAAAGCACGTTGAAAATGGTTACAAAATTATCTATCTGAACAGAAACCCAAAAGACAGAGCTGTTTcccaatatttatttttacaaggaAAGACAGGAGTACCTCCAATGACATGGAAtgagttttttgaaaaattcgtTGTCAATG atAATATATACGGTGGATGGTTTACCTTTACTAAACAATTTGAGAAAGCAATAGTTGAAAAAAGAGGAAGTATATTACCAGTCactttcgaaaaactaaagatt GCAACTATTTCAACTCTTCTGGAAATGGCATCGTTTCTTGGTATTTCAGTTGACGACAGTTTTATCAAAGAAATCGCAGATAAATGtgcttttgaaaatttgaaaaagaataaGATTGACACCACAGTATCTATACACCCTGAAGGCCGATCAACACTATGGCGAAAAG GAATAATTGGAGACTGGGAAAACTGGTTTACAGTGGAACAAAATGAACTGTTCGAAAAACTGTATCACCGGGCAATGGAGGGATATGCAGTTGACTTCATATACTATTCACCAAAACATTAA